One Candidatus Hepatobacter penaei DNA window includes the following coding sequences:
- a CDS encoding enoyl-ACP reductase FabI codes for MGVANKSSIAWGIAEKLHQEGAELAFTYPSDIFEKRVRPLASTVGSDMVFPCDVADETQIARLFTSLAQKWSSLDFIVHAIAFSDKNELKGQYVDTSHANFMNTMNVSCFSFTSIARHAKPLMKEGGSLLTLTYHGA; via the coding sequence ATGGGTGTCGCCAATAAATCTTCCATTGCCTGGGGCATTGCAGAAAAACTTCATCAAGAAGGGGCCGAGCTTGCATTCACCTATCCTAGTGACATTTTTGAAAAGCGCGTACGCCCGCTGGCCAGCACGGTAGGCAGTGATATGGTTTTTCCGTGCGATGTGGCTGATGAAACCCAGATTGCCCGTCTGTTTACATCCCTTGCCCAGAAATGGTCATCCCTTGATTTTATTGTCCATGCCATTGCGTTCTCTGACAAAAATGAGCTCAAGGGCCAGTATGTGGACACCAGCCATGCCAATTTTATGAACACCATGAATGTTTCCTGTTTTTCCTTTACGTCTATCGCGCGTCATGCCAAACCGTTGATGAAAGAAGGGGGAAGTTTGCTCACCCTCACCTATCATGGCGC
- a CDS encoding YbaB/EbfC family nucleoid-associated protein: MNQFQDMMAKAQALQSQMMAAEEKVKTLTATGESGGGLVKVVLSGKGVMQSITIDPSLIKPDDKEVLEDLIAAAFTHAQKNMTALVQEEMQKATGGLSLPPGVKLPGIF, encoded by the coding sequence ATGAACCAATTTCAAGACATGATGGCCAAGGCACAGGCCCTTCAATCTCAGATGATGGCGGCTGAGGAGAAGGTGAAAACCCTCACAGCCACGGGCGAATCGGGCGGTGGCCTTGTGAAGGTGGTGTTATCAGGCAAGGGGGTGATGCAATCCATCACCATCGACCCATCTTTGATCAAGCCTGATGACAAAGAGGTGCTTGAAGATCTGATCGCTGCTGCCTTCACCCATGCCCAAAAAAACATGACCGCCCTTGTGCAAGAAGAAATGCAAAAAGCCACCGGCGGCCTATCTTTGCCGCCAGGGGTCAAATTGCCGGGCATATTTTGA
- the dnaX gene encoding DNA polymerase III subunit gamma/tau codes for MSESYRVLAHRLRPKRFQDLVGQDIFITLIQKAFLKKRLASGFLLTGIRGVGKTTIARLLAKTMNCQNPLHEEASIEPCGQCSSCEALDAGNHTDIMEMDAASHTGVDDIRRILDTCQYTPLQGAYKIFIIDEVHMLSKSAFNALLKTLEAPPSHVKFIFATTEVEKIPLTVMSRCLRFDLRRIDRRVMFTYLKEVCENESVEVEEAALHLIVEVSDGSLRDALSILEQGLLLAHQDEGSPHISEAAMQTLLGMQSTQNIQDTLTAVLEKDAAAAIQTCRRSYEGGSDPVMFLDQMATLVYRVSLVKTAQMTSLDDALYRHFQDQAFLAKVAQHYELSVLGRLWQMLLKGRQELLHAAFPQQHFEMLLIRLAYASQLPTPEKLFTLLQQEREEVNSPPKGGDSLSRDPDQGHRQHEVSPRASSERGGLSLQATPPLKDVDEVLQKANSASTVSLEKRVKTGQEILDLLHQHREGLLHTHFVKGVEVVSLDDPHLTIATVDLPTSFSHTLQTFLSSKTGRPWRVEVTDKKGEVLTLEAARAQQKQQDQKEVESLPLVKKAKDVFGPDVRAVVKEARPK; via the coding sequence ATGTCTGAATCCTATCGCGTTTTGGCGCACCGGCTGCGTCCGAAGCGTTTTCAAGATTTGGTCGGGCAAGATATTTTCATCACCCTGATTCAAAAAGCCTTCCTCAAAAAGCGGTTGGCCAGCGGGTTTCTGTTAACCGGTATTCGTGGCGTTGGCAAAACCACCATTGCGCGGTTGTTGGCTAAGACCATGAATTGCCAGAATCCCCTTCATGAAGAGGCTTCTATTGAGCCTTGTGGTCAGTGCAGCTCATGTGAGGCGCTTGATGCCGGGAATCACACCGATATTATGGAAATGGATGCGGCCAGCCACACGGGCGTAGACGATATTCGCCGCATTTTAGATACGTGCCAGTATACGCCGCTTCAAGGCGCGTATAAAATCTTTATTATTGACGAAGTACACATGCTTTCCAAAAGTGCCTTTAATGCCCTGTTAAAGACATTGGAAGCGCCACCTAGCCACGTGAAATTTATCTTTGCCACCACAGAGGTAGAGAAAATACCCCTCACGGTGATGTCGCGGTGTTTGCGTTTTGATCTCCGGCGCATCGATCGTCGCGTCATGTTCACCTATCTCAAAGAGGTGTGCGAGAATGAGTCGGTCGAGGTTGAAGAGGCGGCACTTCACCTGATTGTGGAAGTATCGGACGGTTCCTTAAGGGATGCGCTTTCCATTTTAGAGCAGGGGTTGTTATTGGCGCACCAAGATGAGGGGTCGCCCCATATATCGGAGGCAGCGATGCAAACCCTTTTGGGAATGCAAAGCACACAGAACATCCAAGACACCCTGACCGCTGTGCTGGAAAAAGACGCCGCAGCTGCCATTCAGACATGCAGGCGCTCCTATGAAGGGGGCAGTGATCCGGTGATGTTTTTGGATCAAATGGCCACCCTTGTATATCGGGTGTCTCTTGTGAAAACAGCCCAGATGACTTCCTTAGATGATGCCCTTTATCGCCACTTTCAAGATCAAGCTTTTTTAGCAAAGGTAGCGCAGCATTATGAGCTTTCCGTGCTCGGGCGTTTATGGCAAATGCTCCTCAAAGGAAGGCAAGAATTGCTTCATGCTGCTTTTCCACAACAACATTTTGAAATGCTGCTGATTCGATTGGCCTATGCCAGTCAGCTGCCGACGCCTGAAAAGTTGTTTACCCTTTTGCAGCAGGAAAGAGAAGAGGTTAACTCACCTCCAAAGGGGGGGGATTCCTTATCGCGTGATCCGGATCAGGGGCATAGGCAGCACGAAGTTTCGCCTCGCGCCTCTTCAGAGCGCGGAGGTTTGTCGTTGCAGGCCACCCCGCCTTTAAAAGATGTGGATGAGGTCCTTCAAAAAGCAAACAGTGCCTCCACCGTTTCTTTAGAAAAAAGGGTTAAGACAGGGCAAGAGATTCTTGATTTGCTGCACCAGCATCGTGAGGGGCTTTTGCATACCCACTTTGTCAAAGGTGTGGAGGTGGTGTCTCTTGACGATCCTCATCTCACCATCGCCACGGTGGATTTGCCGACTTCTTTTTCGCACACGCTGCAAACGTTTTTATCTTCAAAAACAGGGCGCCCGTGGCGCGTGGAGGTGACAGATAAAAAGGGTGAGGTGTTGACCCTGGAGGCGGCGCGCGCGCAGCAAAAACAACAGGATCAAAAAGAAGTCGAATCCTTACCCTTGGTGAAAAAGGCGAAGGATGTTTTCGGACCCGATGTCCGTGCTGTTGTCAAAGAAGCAAGACCGAAATAA
- the trxB gene encoding thioredoxin-disulfide reductase, giving the protein MSTVHPLIILGSGPAGCTAAIYAARAGLSPLLIQGPEPGGQLTITKDVENFPGFLAIEGPDLMKHMREHAQHAGTHLVTDTITDVQFSEGQGPHTLFARDKLYQASAVILATGASAKWLGLESEKDFRGFGVSACATCDGPLFKKKVVAVVGGGNTAVEEALFLTNHAKKVILIHRRDTLRAEHVLQKRLKAHPNIEILWNHVVEDIKGQEKPMKTITHLALKNTKSCHVSDLPIQGLFIAIGHTPNTGFLKGHIALDPEGYVVGTSPGMHTEIPGVFTAGDVRDKVYRQAITAAGQGCMAALDAERYLRSCA; this is encoded by the coding sequence ATGTCGACAGTCCATCCATTGATTATTCTTGGCTCAGGCCCCGCGGGATGCACAGCCGCCATTTATGCGGCCCGGGCTGGGTTATCTCCCCTTTTGATTCAAGGCCCCGAGCCAGGCGGCCAGCTCACCATCACCAAGGATGTAGAAAATTTTCCTGGCTTTTTGGCCATCGAAGGCCCTGACCTCATGAAACACATGCGTGAGCATGCCCAGCATGCCGGCACGCACCTTGTGACTGACACCATCACCGACGTCCAATTTTCTGAGGGACAAGGCCCCCACACCCTTTTTGCACGAGACAAACTCTACCAAGCCAGTGCCGTCATTTTGGCCACCGGCGCCAGCGCGAAATGGCTAGGGCTTGAGAGTGAAAAGGACTTTCGTGGGTTTGGTGTGTCTGCCTGCGCCACGTGTGATGGACCCCTTTTTAAAAAGAAGGTGGTGGCCGTTGTTGGCGGCGGCAACACAGCTGTTGAAGAAGCCCTTTTCCTGACCAACCATGCGAAAAAGGTAATTCTGATTCACAGACGCGATACGTTGCGCGCAGAGCACGTCTTGCAAAAACGGCTTAAGGCGCATCCAAACATTGAGATCCTGTGGAACCACGTGGTGGAAGACATCAAAGGCCAAGAGAAACCCATGAAAACCATCACACACCTTGCGCTCAAAAACACAAAGTCGTGCCATGTGTCAGATTTACCGATTCAAGGCTTGTTCATCGCCATTGGCCATACACCTAATACGGGGTTCTTGAAAGGCCATATTGCCTTAGATCCCGAAGGCTATGTCGTGGGCACAAGCCCTGGCATGCACACAGAAATTCCTGGTGTTTTTACCGCCGGAGATGTGCGGGACAAGGTCTATCGCCAGGCCATCACCGCTGCAGGCCAAGGGTGCATGGCTGCTCTTGACGCTGAGCGTTATCTACGTAGCTGCGCATGA
- the acpS gene encoding holo-ACP synthase — MTLSVIYVAAHENALCHQGDADTRFLIQRQGMILGIGTDLVDIRRIERVVRKFPEAFWRRISSEQEVAQDTAHNTKQNAPHMHTPPPLLLAKRFASKEACSKSLGVGIGAFLSFHDMTLENGLKGPPNIHVREHVLTTLWPQHESKKIRLDLSLSDEYPYVQAFVVMSKL; from the coding sequence TTGACGCTGAGCGTTATCTACGTAGCTGCGCATGAAAACGCGCTGTGCCATCAGGGTGATGCCGATACACGCTTTCTTATCCAGAGGCAAGGCATGATTCTAGGCATTGGGACAGACCTTGTGGATATCCGTCGCATTGAACGCGTGGTACGCAAATTTCCTGAGGCCTTTTGGCGGCGCATTTCGTCTGAACAAGAAGTGGCCCAAGACACCGCGCACAACACGAAACAAAACGCTCCCCACATGCATACCCCCCCTCCTTTGCTACTGGCCAAACGGTTTGCCAGCAAAGAGGCTTGCTCTAAATCCTTAGGCGTGGGCATTGGCGCTTTTCTCTCCTTTCACGATATGACCCTTGAAAATGGCCTTAAGGGGCCGCCCAACATCCATGTGAGAGAACATGTGCTCACCACTCTGTGGCCACAGCATGAATCAAAAAAAATAAGGTTGGACTTAAGCCTTTCTGATGAGTACCCTTACGTGCAGGCTTTTGTTGTTATGTCAAAATTATGA